A window of Malania oleifera isolate guangnan ecotype guangnan chromosome 2, ASM2987363v1, whole genome shotgun sequence genomic DNA:
ACTTGGGCCTCTCCCATTAAAAAACCACACAACATTATTTCGGGCCGGATCATCATCcggatcaaacacaactaggctccataAAGGCCGATAAACTGAACTTTAAATCCCAACTCTGGTAAATAGAGAtcgagactactggttccttgacTTAGGATTAGTCAATCAACATGTAGTGActcaaagaataatagcattttaataataaagagggagagaaaatagatacagaaacaaaaggaggccatagacttcgtcgacgaatgcggacattttggggataattttaattttaggaaactGCCAAGacttgttgacgaatacaggggttcgtcgacgagtgcagaagaaaattcgttgacgaatacagggctttgtcgacgagaaaataccgagagacgatttttggttgctctgaatttcgtcaatgaatacagggtctcgttgacgaatttaatgaaggactcatcgacgaggtgacgtgtctcgtcgacgaatctggccctataaatagctaaaaaccagatttttattcatttctcacaccgctctctctctctcctctctctctcacctatgaatcctctcacttctctcttcgtttccggtcCCGCCAGACGCCGTATTGactatctgaagccaccatgatgttcttggcgaagttctcttcaagtttgctaggacggatcgttggtgggatcgagttggatttcatctcaaattcagggtaagaccttttagcctatttttggctttatggtagttataagaaataatgtaggtaatgaaatactgatatttagttttgacaaatattgttttcagggtgtcttgtaggaggccctgcgggtattagGCTACTATTTCATAGGAGCTTTCtgatagttaggtaagggaaatatgctatgctatgaaCTTTTAAAATactatacagtttattaaattacaaaaattatgtattaaagtatcgtgtggctagtgaatatgaatatagtactgaaatatgttttacgatatttcagcaTCCTGATTTGAcaatattttagtaccatgattttatggattttagtaccatgattttatgaatctcagtaccatgattacacgaatatcagtattatgattatacagtttcagtattatgattatgcaacttcagtattatgattatgcagtttcaatgTTATGATCATACAGTTTTCAGTAttacgacgtatgaattacagtacagttatgcagcatcatggttattaagattatttcagaatcatggtaattcagataattgtatatagaaaaatattatatagtatcagatcttgttggacttgcagctacagagtatagtaccgttgctacagatactatgttacttatgagtgcaaccacctatttagataatacgtggtaaggtcaatcacctaggcccttgaagaggttaggctccccatccagatatgggttgaggtgggcagattgaccAATGGAGTAcaatgatttattcctggttggctagttagggtaaatcctgcctacgggccgcacaaccctattatgagggggtaagtcatgacacacagatagccacaggaaacattttcagttattattacgaatgtatagatttgcagaaacagggaacatacttacttatactagaagtattttgaataataaactccaatactgtcatgttaagccaTAGGGACAGGGGTgttgaattttattacttataccgtacttacatattcagttatacatgtttacaTGAAAACAGATTCCATGATATAcaatagctcatttgccacacactagcaatagcatatttcgtcttactgagcattgactcatcccagtgttgaattatttttcaggtaatttaggtaggcgagcagaccaggctcgcagatagaggggcttctatagtgccctgtcagagagtgagtacatttttgggaATGGTTTTGTATACCCTAACTAGTTGAGGGTGCTTTGGGAACAGAGATATGtgtgtatttttgggaaacatgtagcactctggtattgtatggtatggtgttgtatatatttatatatgaatatgtttgttcagtttctgcttcttgctgcttaggttaatgaatgGGTTTaccccccagtatggtatcagagtatgtagagtatatatataaatcagtttattaagcaggttgttacaatcaacaagtagtaattaggtgagctAACCACAtttaggtaaataataggttagtgacgATTCCATCGAACatcaatattattattctttgCCATTCCGGACTTTTCTTGGAGACGTTGTGACAATACTCTATCTTTTAGAAGTCCTGCAATGGCTGAATTAGGTTGATCACGTTAGATGGCTTTCAATCTTCTTGACCATCCAATCAGTGTTTTCTCTAGACGACCATATCGCTGTTGTGTTAGTGATCCATATCAAATCCTCGAAACGATTCACGTTCATTCATGTGGCGGGTGACGTTATGCTGATATCACCCTATtgcagaaaattttaaaaataagaataaaaaaaaaagagcaatgCCACGTGCTGCTGGCTGACACGTGGCAACTCTTCCCAAACGAGTCAACCCCTATTCAAACCAGTTGAGCTGGTTTGACTTTTTTGAACTGCCGAtacatttatttaattttaatattaatttttatttttaaaaaattggaaaaaatagtaaaaaaataaagaaaaaatcaaggaaaaataataaaaaataaaaaaataaataaaattatttgagttattttgacttagataaaaaaaaaaaggaaaataagaatataaaaatgaaggaaaaagtcttaaaaaaacttagaaaattatagagaaaagttgaaaaattttcagaaaaattctatgaaattttggaaaaatttgggaatgttttaaagattttttttaatcaaatttgatgaatttgtttgattattaATATTCTATTTGTGTATGTGTGTCCTAATaattaaacaaagggtaaaaaGATATTTCGGATCTCACCTATATTAATTCTAAGggagggtttatctaataagatcccctcatttggaggtcttattagacaatCTTAAATAGCATcttatcttatattttattttaaaatttaaatttttttttaaaaaataagttaattaaaggtcattaaattcaatttagggataattcatggtTCATTAAGTGCCATTCGTAAAATGGGTGTGTAGGGGTGCTAGTATTTTCTCCTTGCATAACTAAACTTTcgatcccaactctggtaaatGTAAACCAAGACTACTAGTTCTTTGGCTTAGAATTAGTCAATCAATAAGTAGTAAATAAGTGAGTTAATCACATTTaagtaaataacaggttagtaACGATTCCATCAACCTTAAATATTATTATTGGTCATCATTCCGGGTCCTTTTTGGAGACGTCGTGACAATCCTCTATCTTCAGAAGTCCTGCAATGGCTGAATTGGGTCCATCATGTTAGGCGGCTTTCAATCTTCTTGACCAAGTTCAACCTgcttttttaatttgttttatttatcaattcattttctttttcactaCCACACTATAAAACAATAGAAAATATCGATAATATACAAATTCATTTTAGTGTATCATTGCCAACTCAAAAAATGTCGCGTGTCAAATGTGATTAGCTTGACTTATATAAGAAAGTATTTCACTTCATCATGGACTTGTGTGGAATAGAGTCTCAACTCTTAAacgtcagtttttttttttaggttgttGTTGTTGGGAAGTCTTTGCACATATCTCTCCATCCAGAAGTTTGAAACAGTCTTCTCTGTTTACATCTGATAAATTGTTCTCTCTTATCCTCTGTCCCTCTCTCATTGGGGGGGGTTGAGGGGTGTTTATCCAAGTCTCTTGGGTACTACTGGGGTAATTGCTTCTTCGTCATAACTGAGGCAGTTCTATTCTTAAAAAGGAAATGGAAGGTATAGCTGGACAAAGTGACAAAAGTGCTACATGTATAACATGACGAACTTCTTAGTGCCCACCATTACTTATAATTTCCATAAATCCAAGAAAGAAGTATCATCttcctcctccccccccccccccctcacccCCGCGGGTAACTTAGTAATTATTCtgaatgtatttttatattttttcctcATACTACATTCCTAAGCAAAGACTTTGTGGTTCATTCCTTCTTCGCTAAGATCAAATATTAAAACTATGGACTGCCTCTAGCTAGCTTCTTCCCACTTTCCTTATTCAATACCTGGCTAGATGGCAAGCTTATTCAGATCCCAAGGTCAATATCTCCCTCTCTTCCTCAACATATCCTTCCTTTTCCTCCTCTCCTTCTGCCTTACCGCCCATCTCCACACACCCAATTCTAATTTTCTCACTCATCATTACAGAGGACCCAAATCCAATACCATAGTCACCCCAGCCTCCATCTCCGATACTGATTCTGGATGCCAGGGACTTCACAAACACCACAATAATAAGGCCAAGTGTGCCTATATTAGATCCCACAGTGGATGCCAATCCACAGGCTACATATCCTATCTTCAAGTCTTCTATTGTAGCTGCGGCCCCATACTTGGCTACACCATATCCATACTATGGCTTATACTGCTATTCTACTTGCTGGGCAACACAGCTGCTGTCTACTTCTGTTCTTCACTGGAGGGCATGTCAAGAGTCTTGAAACTTTCTCCTGCCCTTGCAGGGGTCACCCTCCTTTCCCTGGGCAATGGTGCGCCGGACCTCTTCTCTAGTATTGTCTCCTTCATGGGCAACGACACCGAGGAAGTCGGCCTGAATAGCATTTTGGGAGGTGCATTCTTTGTGTCCACAATTGTTGTTGGAATTATAAGCATTTGTGTCGACCATCGCCAAGTATCGGTCGATAAGTCCAGCTTCAGAAGAGATgttctcttcttcctcttctccctCTCTTGCCTACTCGTAATCATCATTCTTGGAAAGATCAATCTGTGGGGTGCCATCGGTTTCCTTTCCTTGTATTTCATATATGTCTTCATGGCTTCTGCCTCTGATTTATGCAGCAACCAGAGCAGAGGCAGCACTGGTGACATTGTTTTGCCTATAAGTAAGAACTTAAATGGGCATGATCATGAAGCACAAACATCGCTTACTTTGGAAGCTCCTTTGTTGGGTTATGCGCAAGATGGGAAGCTCATTTTAGTGGAAAGTGGAAATCTTCGAGTTGGCGAAGGGAAACCGAGAACATGGTGCTTCAATCCTGAATCTTCGACTGGGTACTTCCTCAGAAAATGCTTGTTCCTTTTAG
This region includes:
- the LOC131147736 gene encoding cation/calcium exchanger 1-like, whose amino-acid sequence is MASLFRSQGQYLPLFLNISFLFLLSFCLTAHLHTPNSNFLTHHYRGPKSNTIVTPASISDTDSGCQGLHKHHNNKAKCAYIRSHSGCQSTGYISYLQVFYCSCGPILGYTISILWLILLFYLLGNTAAVYFCSSLEGMSRVLKLSPALAGVTLLSLGNGAPDLFSSIVSFMGNDTEEVGLNSILGGAFFVSTIVVGIISICVDHRQVSVDKSSFRRDVLFFLFSLSCLLVIIILGKINLWGAIGFLSLYFIYVFMASASDLCSNQSRGSTGDIVLPISKNLNGHDHEAQTSLTLEAPLLGYAQDGKLILVESGNLRVGEGKPRTWCFNPESSTGYFLRKCLFLLELPLYLPRRLTIPVVSDEEWSKPFAVMSVTLGPLLLAVLSNSYFPKSSMLIYAIGSSVGVILGVLAFLTTESPNPPRRWLFPWLAAGFLMSITWTYILAEELISLLVSLGLISGISPSILGLTVLAWGNSLGDLVSNITMAKTGGSEGTQVAISGCYAGPLFNTLVGLGLSLVFSTWSVYPSSYAIPRDPYIYVTMGFLMGGLLFAFIILPKKNMRLDRFLGLGLLAIYLCFLSLRITRAASGMLSFPESPTFFRH